GATTGCTTGGCGCACGGGGTTTCTCCAAGGGTCGACGGGGGTTACGGGCTAAATATAGCAAAGGACGGGGTCGGATGCCAGCTTTTGGCCCGACCCCGTCGCTGCTGTTGTAGTTGCTTGACGGACTCTAACGCAGTTGCCGTTTCAATTCACCCCAACTGGTGTTGTTGATCGGGGCGTCGGACTCGACGATGACAACGGCGGTCATCGCCGGATGAACGGTGCAATAGTAGTCGAACTCGCCGGCTTCGTTGAAGGTGTAACTCCAACTCTCTCCATGACTCAACAGGCCGGAATCGAAGTCACCGCTGTCATGGGTGACGCTGTGATCGACCATGTCGATATTGGTCCAGGTTATCGTATCGCCCACGCTGATGGTCTTTGCGGCCGGGTCGTAGTTGAAGTCCTGAATGTCGATCTGGTGGTCGGCGGCGACGACGGGGACGGCCAGGGCGATGACGAGTAAAGCGGCTAAGTGACGCATCGGAGCTCCTCCGTTCGGCTTGGTGGCTGATTTCAATTATCATTATATACTAAGTTGAGACTAAATTTCAATAAGGCTTACGGCGCGGCCCACGCCTAACGCCCCGCCGACGACCGGCGTCAAAACCGCCGGGCACCCGCCAACCACCCGAGCCGCGCCGGAACTGGTACGGTTTTTGCATCTCGGCGACCGTTACCAACGATGATAACGGTCCGCCTCCGCAAAAACCGTACCAGTTCCGGCGCGCGGGGTCCGGTGAGGTTCAGCTGATCAAGCGGTCGTCGGCGGGGCGTTTCACTCGTAGCGGCTCAGATCGGGATGATCGTCTTCGAGGGCGGCCAGGAAGCGGCGAATGCGTTCCAGGGGCGCCTCGGCGTACAACGTACTCAGTACTTCCAGGGCGTGGCGCCGCCGCTCTTCACCGCCGAGCAGCCGCCAGCGGTGATAGGACAGCAGGCGGCGCTCGAATTCCTGGGGGATTAGGCCCTCGATCTCCGCCAATTCTTCCTCTATGTCTACCGGGTCGGTTTCGCCGCGTCGCACCCGCAGGGTCAGCCGCAGCAGACGCAGCTTGTGGCGGGCCTCGATGTTATGGGTTTCCCGGGCGACGACCAGAGCCCGCCGACAGAGATCGTCAGCCTCGTCGAGGTGGCCTTGAGCGTAGCGCAGCTCGGCGAGGGAGAGCTGATACAGGGGCTGATAGTAGCGCATGCCGATCTCGACGGCCAGCTCGAGAGCCCGTTGAAGGTGCTCGTCGGCCTCCCGCAGGCGCTCC
Above is a genomic segment from Candidatus Coatesbacteria bacterium containing:
- a CDS encoding copper-binding protein, with translation MRHLAALLVIALAVPVVAADHQIDIQDFNYDPAAKTISVGDTITWTNIDMVDHSVTHDSGDFDSGLLSHGESWSYTFNEAGEFDYYCTVHPAMTAVVIVESDAPINNTSWGELKRQLR